From a single Miscanthus floridulus cultivar M001 chromosome 8, ASM1932011v1, whole genome shotgun sequence genomic region:
- the LOC136472717 gene encoding pentatricopeptide repeat-containing protein At2g03880, mitochondrial-like produces the protein MTSLFKRLPRNRLAAATRTRRSSRRVHTQPRPHPSLAIFSRLCVEGPFPAALALLPDLAAAGLHADPVSLTRLVKLCVRHGTASDGRLIHRHVEAHGSLSHYSGGGLFVSNSLVSMYAKFGLLDDALRLFDGMPERNVVTWTTVVAALASADGRKAEALRFLVAMRRDGVAPNAYTFSSVLGTCATPGVLAAVHASTVKVGLDSDVFVRSSLIDAYTKLGDLDGGRRVFDDMVTGDLVVWNSIIAGFTQSGDGVGAIELFMRMKDAGFSANQGTLTSLLRACTGMVMLEVGRQVHAHVLKYDKDLILHNALVDMYCKCGSLEDADALFHRMPQRDVISWSTMISGLAQNGKSADALRVFDLMKSEGVAPNRITMVGVLFACSHAGLVEDGWYYFRSMKKLFGIQPEREHHNCMVDLLGRAGKLDEAVEFIRDMSLEPDSVIWRTLLGACRMHKNANLAAYAAREILKLEPDDQGARVLLSNTYADLRQWTDAEKSWKAMRDRGMKKEPGRSWVELEKHVHVFIAGDLSHPCSDTIVQELDRLIGRIKSLGYIPHTEFVLQDLAIEQKEDLLKYHSEKMAIAFGTMHAVDGKPIRIMKNLRICGDCHAFAKLVSKSEGRTIIIRDPIRFHHFQDGACSCGDYW, from the coding sequence ATGACCTCCTTGTTCAAACGCCTCCCTCGCAACCGCCTTGCCGCAGCCACTCGGACTCGGCGGAGCAGCCGCCGCGTCCACACACAACCGCGCCCGCACCCTTCCCTCGCCATCTTCTCCCGCCTCTGCGTCGAGGGGCCGTTCCCCGCCGCGCTCGCGCTGCTCCCTGACCTCGCCGCGGCGGGGCTCCACGCGGACCCCGTCTCCCTCACTCGCCTCGTCAAGCTCTGCGTGCGCCACGGCACGGCAAGCGACGGCCGGCTCATCCACCGCCACGTCGAGGCCCATGGATCGTTGTCTCACTACAGCGGCGGCGGCCTCTTCGTCTCCAACTCGCTCGTCTCGATGTATGCCAAGTTCGGCCTGCTCGACGACGCGCTCAGGCTGTTCGACGGAATGCCGGAGAGGAACGTTGTCACCTGGACGACCGTCGTCGCGGCGCTGGCAAGCGCAGACGGGAGGAAGGCGGAGGCGCTCAGGTTCCTGGTGGCCATGCGGAGGGACGGGGTGGCGCCCAACGCGTACACGTTCTCGAGTGTCCTCGGCACGTGTGCCACGCCGGGGGTGCTCGCGGCCGTGCACGCGAGCACTGTCAAGGTAGGGCTGGACTCTGATGTGTTCGTGCGGAGCTCATTGATTGACGCGTACACGAAGCTTGGGGATTTGGACGGTGGGCGGCGTGTGTTTGACGATATGGTGACTGGAGATTTGGTCGTTTGGAATTCAATCATTGCGGGTTTCACACAGAGTGGAGATGGAGTTGGGGCGATAGAGCTGTTTATGAGGATGAAGGACGCTGGGTTCTCAGCTAACCAGGGTACCTTGACGAGCCTCCTGCGAGCGTGCACCGGGATGGTCATGCTTGAAGTGGGGAGGCAGGTGCATGCTCATGTGCTCAAGTATGATAAGGACTTGATCCTGCACAATGCGCTTGTAGACATGTACTGCAAGTGCGGGAGCTTGGAGGATGCTGATGCCTTGTTCCACAGGATGCCACAGAGGGATGTAATCTCATGGAGCACCATGATATCTGGTTTGGCGCAGAACGGGAAAAGCGCTGATGCATTGAGGGTTTTTGACTTGATGAAATCTGAAGGAGTGGCACCGAACCGCATAACCATGGTTGGAGTACTCTTTGCCTGCAGCCATGCTGGTCTAGTGGAAGATGGCTGGTACTACTTTAGGTCCATGAAGAAGCTCTTTGGCATTCAACCTGAGAGAGAACACCACAACTGCATGGTTGATCTCCTTGGTCGAGCCGGGAAGCTCGATGAGGCTGTGGAATTCATCCGTGATATGAGCCTTGAGCCAGATTCAGTCATTTGGAGAACTCTCCTAGGCGCTTGCAGGATGCATAAAAATGCCAATCTCGCAGCATACGCAGCCAGAGAAATACTTAAACTGGAGCCTGACGACCAAGGTGCTCGTGTATTGTTGTCAAACACATATGCGGATCTGCGGCAGTGGACAGATGCTGAGAAGTCATGGAAGGCGATGAGGGACCGAGGTATGAAGAAAGAACCAGGGCGAAGTTGGGTCGAGCTGGAAAAACATGTCCATGTTTTCATTGCTGGGGACTTATCACACCCATGCTCTGACACCATAGTTCAGGAGCTGGACCGGTTGATCGGAAGGATCAAATCTCTTGGTTACATTCCCCATACAGAATTTGTGCTGCAGGACCTCGCAATCGAGCAGAAAGAAGATCTGCTGAAGTATCACAGTGAGAAGATGGCGATAGCATTTGGAACGATGCATGCGGTGGATGGGAAGCCTATCAGAATCATGAAGAACCTAAGGATCTGTGGTGACTGCCACGCATTCGCGAAGCTTGTCTCCAAGAGCGAAggcaggacgatcatcatcagggACCCTATTCGATTCCACCATTTCCAGGATGGAGCTTGCTCCTGTGGCGACTACTGGTAG